A genomic stretch from bacterium includes:
- a CDS encoding adenylosuccinate synthase, whose product MSTVVAVGAQWGDEGKGKIVDWLGPRADLVARFQGGNNAGHTLVVDGETTVLHVVPSGILHEGSVNLIGPGVVVDPAILLGELAKLEERGILKDPSRIRVSGRAHVILPWHTALDAAREAAAGKGKIGTTGRGIGPCYEDKVARRGVRVADLRQPDELRTKLESIAQQKNVELTKVHGVEPIDVDALYAQCLEWGRQLEPYIDHTGRILDRSLRGGKNILFEGAQGTFLDIDHGTYPFVTSSNCVAGAVCTGSGIGPTKIDRVIGITKAYTTRVGSGPFPTELLDETGEQLRKAGAEFGATTGRPRRCGWLDAVLLREAVTVNGLTDLAINKLDILSGFDEIKICTAYDIDGKVTEDFPMTLAEAERAKPVYETMPGWSEDVSGLTSIDQFPDNARRYIERIEALAEVPAALLSVGPGREETIIVRELFG is encoded by the coding sequence GTCCACCGTCGTCGCAGTCGGCGCCCAATGGGGTGACGAAGGCAAGGGAAAGATCGTCGACTGGCTCGGCCCGCGCGCCGACCTCGTCGCCCGCTTCCAGGGCGGGAACAACGCCGGCCACACCCTCGTGGTCGACGGCGAGACGACCGTTCTCCACGTCGTCCCGTCGGGCATCCTCCACGAGGGCAGCGTCAACCTGATCGGCCCGGGCGTCGTCGTCGATCCGGCGATCCTGCTCGGCGAGCTCGCGAAGCTCGAGGAGCGCGGGATCCTGAAGGATCCGTCGCGGATCCGGGTCTCCGGTCGCGCGCACGTCATCCTGCCGTGGCACACCGCCCTCGACGCCGCCCGCGAAGCGGCCGCCGGCAAGGGCAAGATCGGCACGACCGGTCGGGGGATCGGTCCCTGCTACGAGGACAAGGTCGCCCGCCGCGGCGTCCGCGTCGCCGACCTGCGCCAGCCCGACGAGCTTCGCACGAAGCTCGAGTCGATCGCCCAGCAGAAGAACGTGGAGCTCACGAAGGTCCACGGGGTCGAGCCGATCGACGTCGATGCGCTCTACGCGCAGTGCCTCGAGTGGGGCCGCCAGCTCGAGCCCTACATCGACCACACGGGTCGGATCCTCGATCGGTCGCTCCGCGGCGGCAAGAACATCCTCTTCGAAGGCGCCCAGGGGACCTTCCTGGACATCGACCACGGGACCTATCCCTTCGTGACGAGCTCGAACTGCGTCGCCGGCGCCGTCTGCACCGGCAGCGGCATCGGCCCGACCAAGATCGATCGCGTCATCGGGATCACGAAGGCCTACACCACGCGCGTGGGGTCGGGCCCGTTCCCGACGGAGCTTCTCGACGAGACCGGCGAGCAGCTGCGCAAGGCCGGCGCCGAGTTCGGCGCGACGACGGGCCGCCCGCGGCGCTGCGGTTGGCTCGACGCGGTCCTGCTCCGCGAAGCCGTCACGGTCAACGGTCTGACGGATCTCGCCATCAACAAGCTCGACATCCTGTCCGGCTTCGACGAGATCAAGATCTGCACCGCCTACGACATCGACGGCAAGGTCACCGAGGACTTCCCGATGACCCTGGCCGAGGCGGAGCGGGCGAAGCCCGTCTACGAGACGATGCCCGGCTGGAGCGAGGACGTGAGCGGCCTGACCTCGATCGACCAGTTCCCGGACAACGCCCGCCGCTACATCGAGCGGATCGAGGCCCTGGCCGAGGTCCCCGCAGCGCTGCTCTCGGTCGGTCCCGGCCGCGAGGAGACGATCATCGTGCGGGAGCTCTTCGGCT